The Borrelia hispanica CRI genomic sequence TTTCAAGTACTCGATCTAAGACACTATTAAGAGTAGTTTTACAAATGGTTATTTTATTATCACTATCAAACTCTTTTGGATTATCTTTAATATTTTCCCATTTTTGTCTCATCTTACATACATTAGCTCGTGAAACACAAAGCTCTTTCGCTATTTCAGCATCATTTAATCGACCTTCTTCAAAATACATGGCATAATCTTCATATGCTCTTTTTACTTTATTCATATCTCTTCAACCTTATAATTTAACAAAAATTAATTTAGTTTAACATAAACTCTATAACAAAATAACAATTTTACAAAACCAACAAATATTTACAATAAGTTATACCACATAACAATAATCGCTATATATTTTAAAATCACAAATATCTATTAAAATGAGGAGGTTTTATATGAAAATAACCAATTTTACTTTGATTTTATTACTATTAATGAATAGTTGTGAACAAGATAATAATACAAATAAAGGAATTAAGAGCAGAAATAAAAGAGACTTAGAACAACAAGTAGAAGCACAAAAAACGCCTGAAGAAGACTTGAGAGAAAAGTTAAGTGAAAGTCAAAAACAGGGTCTAGATTTTTTAAAAGAAGCTTTAAGTAGTGAGAATATGTTCACACAACTTGTACTCCTGAATGAATCCAATATAAAAGATGCCCTCGATCACATTCAATCAGAACTTGCAAAGTGCACAGGAA encodes the following:
- a CDS encoding DUF603 domain-containing protein; translated protein: MNKVKRAYEDYAMYFEEGRLNDAEIAKELCVSRANVCKMRQKWENIKDNPKEFDSDNKITICKTTLNSVLDRVLE
- a CDS encoding Mlp family lipoprotein produces the protein MKITNFTLILLLLMNSCEQDNNTNKGIKSRNKRDLEQQVEAQKTPEEDLREKLSESQKQGLDFLKEALSSENMFTQLVLLNESNIKDALDHIQSELAKCTGNNASEQKKTFKTVINGYFSKMDNETLKGIKDQATSNCDQNAQ